In one window of Frigoriglobus tundricola DNA:
- a CDS encoding serine/threonine-protein kinase, producing MSVPSSVEELLQLIRKSGMVDEQTLTAYLQRRQLARGLPADPRVFADELVQDGVITYFQSEQFLLGKWRGFTIGKFKLLERVGVGGMGQVFLCEHMFMKRRVAVKVLPPAKADQPAALGRFYREARAAGSLDHPNIVRTHDIDQDGNLHFIVMDYVDGPNLLDIVKKFGPLDLGRAVSYVHQVAGGLDYAFRNALIHRDIKPGNILVDRKGVARVLDMGLARFMNDHTDQLTIKYDDKIVLGTADYVAPEQVANSHSVDIRADVYALGATFYFLLAGHPPFPIGTVSQKLLWHRTKDPTPIRQIRPEVPEGLAVIVGKMMAKDPKARYQTPAQVAADLAPFLPESVPLPGAEEMPVLSPAAMAGTAAPTDGGAEPAPVARTHAAAPVHAAAPVLQAAPGANPFGASTGSPWASGTATAAPPRPARAQSAQFPALSRLRAP from the coding sequence ATGTCCGTACCCTCCTCGGTCGAAGAACTGCTCCAACTGATCCGCAAGAGCGGGATGGTGGACGAGCAGACGCTGACCGCGTACCTCCAGCGCCGGCAACTGGCCCGCGGGCTCCCCGCCGACCCGCGCGTCTTCGCCGACGAACTGGTTCAGGACGGCGTGATCACGTACTTCCAGTCCGAACAGTTCTTGCTGGGCAAGTGGCGCGGGTTCACCATCGGCAAGTTCAAGCTCCTGGAGCGGGTCGGGGTCGGCGGCATGGGGCAGGTGTTCCTGTGCGAACACATGTTCATGAAGCGCCGGGTGGCGGTGAAGGTGCTGCCGCCGGCCAAGGCCGACCAGCCGGCCGCGCTCGGCCGGTTCTACCGCGAGGCCCGCGCCGCCGGAAGCCTCGACCACCCGAACATCGTTCGGACCCACGACATCGACCAGGACGGCAACCTCCACTTCATCGTGATGGACTACGTGGACGGGCCGAACCTGCTGGACATCGTCAAGAAGTTCGGGCCGCTCGACCTGGGTCGGGCCGTCAGCTACGTCCACCAGGTCGCCGGCGGGCTGGACTACGCGTTCCGCAACGCGCTCATCCACCGCGACATCAAGCCCGGGAACATCCTCGTCGACCGCAAGGGCGTGGCCCGCGTGCTGGACATGGGCCTGGCCCGGTTCATGAACGACCACACCGATCAGCTCACCATCAAGTACGACGACAAGATCGTCCTCGGGACCGCCGACTACGTGGCCCCGGAGCAGGTCGCCAACAGCCACTCCGTGGACATCCGGGCGGACGTCTACGCCCTCGGCGCCACCTTCTACTTCCTCCTCGCCGGCCACCCGCCGTTCCCGATCGGGACGGTCTCGCAGAAGCTCCTGTGGCACCGGACCAAGGACCCGACCCCGATCCGCCAGATCCGCCCCGAGGTGCCCGAAGGGCTCGCCGTCATCGTCGGCAAGATGATGGCGAAGGACCCGAAGGCGCGGTACCAGACGCCGGCCCAGGTGGCGGCCGATCTCGCGCCGTTCCTCCCGGAATCGGTGCCGCTCCCCGGTGCGGAAGAGATGCCGGTCCTCAGCCCCGCCGCGATGGCCGGGACGGCCGCGCCGACCGACGGGGGCGCCGAGCCCGCGCCGGTCGCGCGGACCCACGCCGCGGCCCCGGTTCACGCGGCCGCGCCGGTTCTCCAGGCGGCCCCGGGCGCCAACCCGTTCGGCGCGAGTACCGGCTCGCCCTGGGCGAGCGGGACCGCGACGGCCGCTCCGCCGCGCCCCGCCCGCGCGCAGTCTGCCCAGTTCCCCGCGCTAAGCCGGCTTCGCGCGCCGTGA